From a region of the Helianthus annuus cultivar XRQ/B chromosome 5, HanXRQr2.0-SUNRISE, whole genome shotgun sequence genome:
- the LOC118492193 gene encoding golgin subfamily A member 6-like protein 1 encodes MIENNPREKSRALAVFHDDEVKEKTREEILREKTDREIFIVGCKMEKMQEEYENAVRNKRWDKNQECYVNKEGEPFVPRSDIVHDDVLLVIPRSGEYYSNVAKDKTYVKRLDKIIRDAMTSNLRKRNEERIKKNIENLVDDLKKVAEEVKVEEVKTKATKEEDEKVAEKEKAVTKEQQVEEGKKKMKSSVEVKVESSADVVGDAGTGEEKKSEADQKQTKANTEVPITECKKCMEPCSACTEKNEKLRTRDLDFNKIEKVLPKKTECQEECRSSLARQEEEKAAGPCVC; translated from the exons ATGATTGAGAATAATCCTAGAGAAAAATCAAGAGCACTTGCTGTAttccatgatgatgaag TAAAAGAGAAAACTCGGGAAGAGATTTTGAGAGAGAAAACTGATAGAGAAATTTTCATTGTTGGATGCAAAATGGAGAAGATGCAGGAAGAATATGAAAATGCTGTTAGAAACAAAAGATGGGATAAGAATCAAGAATGTTATGTCAATAAAGAAGGTGAACCATTTGTTCCCAGAAGTGACATAGTTCACGATGATGTTCTTCTAGTAATTCCTCGATCCGGCGAATATTATTCAAATGTTGCAAAAGacaaaacatatgtaaaaaggCTGGATAAAATCATCAGAGATGCTATGACATCAAATCTGAGGAAGAGGAATGAAGAAAGAATAAAGAAGAATATTGAGAATCTGGTTGATGATTTGAAGAAAGTCGCTGAGGAGGTCAAGGTTGAAGAAGTTAAAACTAAAGCTACTAAAGAAGAAGATGAGAAGgtagctgaaaaagaaaaggctGTTACTAAAGAACAGCAAGTTGAAGAAGgtaagaagaagatgaaaagttcGGTAGAAGTGAAGGTTGAAAGTTCAGCAGATGTTGTTGGTGATGCTGGTACTGGTGAAGAAAAGAAGAGTGAAGCTGATCAGAAGCAGACAAAAGCAAacaccgaggtgccaatcactgag tgcaagaagtgcatggaaccatgcagtgcttgtactgagAAAAACGAAAAGTtgagaacaagagatcttgattTCAATAAAATCGAAaaa GTGCTTCCGAAGAAAACTGAATGTCAAGAGGAGTGtcggagcagcctggcacgaCAAGAAGAGGAGaaggctgctggaccctgtgtttgttga